A window of Nocardia arthritidis genomic DNA:
TGTCCGATATCGATCGCAGGCTCGGCGCGCACGGGCTCGGGCTGCCGATCGTCGGCGACCACCGCGATATCACCGCAGGTGGTTTCGCCTCCGTCGGTGGGGTGAGCACCGCATCGCACAAGTACGGCCTGTTCATCGACCGGGTCGTCGATCTGGAATACGTCGACACCGACGGGCGGATCGGCACCTGCGGCCGCAACCACCACACCGAGCGATTCCACCGGATCCTCGGCGCGGGTGGGCGCGCGGGCATCATCACCGCGCTCACCCTCGACGTGGTCGAGGTCGACAAGGAGCACACCTGGTTGACCACCGACGCGGACCGCTTCCTCGACTTCGATTCGTTCGTCGAGCACGCGCACGCGCAGATCCTGCATCCGGGCACCGCCTCGCTGCAGGTGGGCCGCTGGGTGGACACCGCACCGCTCAAGGTTTCCCGCCCGGTCGGCACCGGCAATATCCAGCTGGGCACGGTGCGGTTCGGTCAGTGGTCCAGTCTGCACCCCACCACGCCGACCCGCGGTCTGCGGGCCCGGCGTGAGGCGGGCACCAGGACCCGTAAATCGTTGGGCGCCATCGCGTCCGCCGCGGGCGGCCGCGCGGGTATGCCGGTCCGCAACGCGGCGGCGGCCGCGCTGATGTTCGCGCCCAAGGTGCTCACGCTGCGCGATGCCGAATACCTCGCCGACACCCAGCTCAGCTCGTCCGAGCGTGGGCCCGCCTACCGGGTCGGCGTTTTCGCGCCGCTGTCCAACTACGCGTCGGTGTTCTACCGGCTACACGACCTGTTCTCCGGGCACCGGGAGCAGACCGGCTGCTTCACCGTCATCTCCGCGATGACCTACGGTGTGCGGTCGCCGTACCTGCGCGAGGAGGCCGCGGCGCGCGGGATTCCGGGCGAGGAGCACGGGCTCATCACCTTCACCTGCCGGTTGCGGCCGTCCGCGCTGCCCTCGGAGCTGTTGCGGGACATCGTTTCCGGGATCGATGAGATCTGCCGGTCCGAACACGCCATGCGGTACGAGTCCGGCGATTAGACTGCCATCGTCGCCGGAAGGTAGCGGCGGCGATTCGGCACTGTCGGCGGGGTGTCGATGCGTTTGTCTCAGCTCGTTCGTCCGTGAAGGTTGCTGTGCCGATGCTCGAATTCCGTACCTCGCCGAATCATCGCCGCATCGAACCCGTGGAATCCATTGCGGGTCTGCGCATTCTGCTCACCGACGCCTGCTCCGGCGTCGGCCGTGCCACCGCGGCGCTCCTCGCGTCGCGCGGTGCGCGGCTGTTGCTGGTGGGTCGGCGCGGGGACCGGCTCGTCCCGCTATCCGAGGAACTCGGTCGGGTCGGCGCGCAGGTGCACTGGTGTCGCTGCGATATCGCCGCACTGGGTGACGTCGATCAATTGACCGATTGGGTGCTGCGCGAATTCGGTTCGGTCGATGTGCTGATCAACAATGCCGGCCGGCCGCTGTGCCGCCCGCTCGCGCAATCCGTCGACCGCTTCCGCGACTACCAGCGCACCATGGCCGCCGAATATTTCGGCCCGCTGCGCCTCACCCTCGGCCTGCTACCCGCCATGCTCGCCGCGGGCTCCGGACAGGTGATCAATGTCGCCCCCGAAAATACCGGCCCCACACCGAATTTCGCGCCGTATATGAGCGCGCAGGCGGCGTGGACGGCATTCGCCGAATGCGCGGCCGCCGAACTGTCTGCGCAGGGTGTGCAGGTGACCTCGGTGCGGTATGCGGGCGTGTCCGCGGCTGAGGAGCCGGATTTCGGCTTCGACGCTGAAACGGTGGCACGTAAGGTCGCGGCGGTCATCCAAGTGCGGCAGTTGCGGCAGGAGGCGCGGATGCCGCCGGAAGCGGCGCGGGCGGGCGTGCGGTTGTCGCGTGCGTTCGGGTAGTGATCGGTTTGGAGTGGTCAGTGCGTTGAGTGCGTGGTCGCGTCGCTACGACGACGTAATCGCCCGAGCTGGGTGCGGGTCGAGTTGGCATGCGGGGGTGTCGGTTTCGCACCAAGGGTGACGCTGTCCCAGCTTGATCTCCACCGTCGCGTTCATTTTCGGTTTGGTAGCTGATTTCCTGGTGGCGACGTGCCCGGTTGCAGCCGCACCCCG
This region includes:
- a CDS encoding FAD-binding oxidoreductase — encoded protein: MSTPRSVAAEEYLPRDTADVVRTVRDSRGRAERLTIVGGDNVDDGFALPDQRTVVSLRRMNQVLDINLGRKTVRVQAGAKLSDIDRRLGAHGLGLPIVGDHRDITAGGFASVGGVSTASHKYGLFIDRVVDLEYVDTDGRIGTCGRNHHTERFHRILGAGGRAGIITALTLDVVEVDKEHTWLTTDADRFLDFDSFVEHAHAQILHPGTASLQVGRWVDTAPLKVSRPVGTGNIQLGTVRFGQWSSLHPTTPTRGLRARREAGTRTRKSLGAIASAAGGRAGMPVRNAAAAALMFAPKVLTLRDAEYLADTQLSSSERGPAYRVGVFAPLSNYASVFYRLHDLFSGHREQTGCFTVISAMTYGVRSPYLREEAAARGIPGEEHGLITFTCRLRPSALPSELLRDIVSGIDEICRSEHAMRYESGD
- a CDS encoding SDR family NAD(P)-dependent oxidoreductase, yielding MLEFRTSPNHRRIEPVESIAGLRILLTDACSGVGRATAALLASRGARLLLVGRRGDRLVPLSEELGRVGAQVHWCRCDIAALGDVDQLTDWVLREFGSVDVLINNAGRPLCRPLAQSVDRFRDYQRTMAAEYFGPLRLTLGLLPAMLAAGSGQVINVAPENTGPTPNFAPYMSAQAAWTAFAECAAAELSAQGVQVTSVRYAGVSAAEEPDFGFDAETVARKVAAVIQVRQLRQEARMPPEAARAGVRLSRAFG